CATCTCCCCAGTTAATACGGTATACCCTCAGATTGTTATAGTTGCCCGGCACAATGGAAGCTTTTACCGTATTGCCCATACAGGCTTTATCCTGATCCAGTTTGAGTACAGGCTTTTCATCTATCACCAGTACTTCTGCACCACGTACAGAGGTACAACTGCCATTATCGATGGTTAAGGTTACATTGTACAATCCGGGAGCGGCAAAAGTATGTGAAGGGCTTGGAAGATCGGAGGTGGTGCCATCCCCAAAATCCCAGTGCCACTTCTTGGTAGCAGAGGCTCCAAAATCAGAGCGGTCGTTAAATTGCCGGATATACCGGTCCACGCATATGTTGCCGGTAATCGTAAATGCTGCCCGGGGAGGTAAGATCTCTATCATGGCATTTTTACGCTCACTTCTCACACAGCCATAATTGTCTACCGTAAGTATAACATCATGTACGCCCAGTCTGTCAAAAGTATGAGAGGGGTTTTCATCCGTTTCCGTAGCATTGTTATCCTGCGGAAAATCCCAGGTCCAGGAAGTACCTGGAGGGGTAGATTTATTGGTGAATTTTACCGGCACACTTCTGCAATCCTTCAGTGGGGTGGCGCTGAAATCAACCACCGGAATTTTACCGGCGCTTACGGTAGTGGTGGCGGTACGCTTACAACCGCTGGTGGTAGTGATTTCCAGGGTAACGGTAAAATTACCTTCTTTGGTATATTGGTGTTTAGGCTGTTGTACATTGGCAGTAGTACCATCTCCCAGATTCCAGGCATAGGAGGCCACTGCTTCACTGGCAGTAACTACGGGGGTAAAGGTGACGTCGTAGGGAATACAGCCGCCGCTGCCGCTGGTTTGTATGGTTACTTCAGGCGTATGTACCTGTATATATTTTCTGCGGGTAATAGAATCGGCACATCCGGTAGCAGTGGCTGCCCAGAGCTTTACATCAAAATCACCTTCCTGGGTGTAGGTCTTGGCCGGATGTTGTGCTGTACCGGAAGTACCATCTCCGAAAGCCCATCTCCAGGCAACAGTATTAGGGGCATTACTGGTAAAGGTAGTTTTGAATGGTGTGCTGCACCCTGCGGGAGGGGTAGCGCTGAAATCTACTTTTGGTAATTCATTTACAACGATTGTTTTGGTAGTGGATGCCTGACAGCCATCACCACTGGAAGTAAGCTTGACGGTATAGGTGCCGGCAAGCGGGAATGTTTTAACAGCAACCGCATTGGTAGCTGTCGTGCCATCGGGAAATTCCCATAAAGTTTGCTGGGCATTGGGAGTAGAGGTATTGGTAAAAGTAAGCTCCCTGCCGGCACAGGCCACCGGTGTTACCGAAAAGTCGGCCTGCATTTTCTGTTGTATCTCGATGAATGCCTTTTCGCTTACCGTATGCGAACAGCCGTCTGAAGTGGTAGCGGTCAGACTTACCGTAAATGATCCTTCTGCAGTATAAGTATGGGAAGGATTTACTTCCGTACTGGTTTTACCGTCTCCGAAATCCCACGTATAATTTAATGCAGCATTGCTGTTGCTGGTAGTGGTGTTGGTGAAATTTACCGTAAGTGGCGTCTGACAACTACCCCTGACATCACTTTTAAAACTGGCTACCGGGGCCTCTTGCGTGGTAATTATGGTAGATTGGCTGCTACCGCTTTTACACCCATAACTATTTGTGACGATGCTGCTTACACTAAAACTTCCCCCACGGGTGTAAGTGTGTGTAGCGTTGGCGCCTTCTGCGGAGGTACCATCTGCAAAGTCCCATATGATCTTACTGATGGTGCCATCACCGGCGGCCGACTGATCGGTAAAGTCTATCGCCAATGGCGTACAGCCTTTTATGGCAGAGGTGGTGAATTTTACATCTGGTTTTTTATATACTACCAGTTGATGTGTAGTAGAGATAGCGGATTTACCTGGATATTTTACGGTGAGCGTAATATCGTAGGTGCCGGGTAAATCAAAGATCCTGGCAGGATTCCATGCGGTAGAGGTGCCTGCACTGCCCAGCGTCCATGTAAAGCTTTCCGGTTGTAAGGACGGATCGGAGGCACTATTGGTACTCAGGTTCCTGAATTGTACTGGAAAAGGGGCACAATCCCCCCATTTATCGGTGGTAAAGTCTACTGTTTGAGCGATGCTCTGTAAATGGGCGGATACAAATACTATGATACATAGCAGTATACGCTTAAAGTTTCCCAAAGGACATAGCTGGCGGTCTCTCATCGTATGGTTTGGCCTTTTCAGGCAGTTGGATAGGTTCGTCTTACTAAAGGCTAAAGTTAATATTTTAAAATATTGAAAGCATTATTATATCGTAAACTTTTCAAGAGTAAATTTACCCAAGCGCAATAATGGCCAAAAATTACCTATATGAACGCAGATTATTGGAATACCAGGTATATAAATGGAGAAACGGGATGGGACATGGGCACGGTGTCGCCTCCGCTCAAAGCCTATATCGACCAGTTGGAAAACAAGGCGTTACGTATCCTGGTGCCCGGTGGAGGCAATAGTTATGAGGCTGCCTACTTATGGGAGCAGGGCTTTCGGCATGTAACTGTACTGGATATTGCTACCGTGGTAGTAGATCAGTTGCGGCAAAGATTTGCCGGAACCGGTATCCAGCTTGTGGCGCAGGACTTTTTCCTGCATGAGGCCAAATATGACCTGATATTGGAACAAACCTTCTTCTGTGCACTGGATCCTGCACTTAGAACGCAGTATGTACAGCATATGTATGATTTGCTGGATCAAGGCGGACACCTTGCCGGCGTGCTTTTTAACAGAGAATTTGCACATTCCGGCCCGCCTTTTGGTGGTGATATGGAAGCATACAGGGCACTGTTCGGGCCATTTTTTCATTTTAATACTTTTGCACCCTGTTATAATTCACATCCTGCCCGGCAGGGGAGTGAAGTGTTTATTAACTTTACAAGATTAAATCAGCATAACCATGAATAAATTTTTGAGACCTGCTGTGGTGGTATTGGCTTTGTTATTTGCCTGGATGTCAGGTCAGGCACAACAGACGGTGGATGTAGCTGCTTTTGAAGAAGGCATGCAACAGCCCGGGGTACAGATTTTTGATGTGAGAACCGCCGGAGAATTTAATACAGGACACCTGCATAACGCTTTACAGGCTGATTATACTAAAAAAGAGGAGTTCAATGAGCGGGTAAAGTACCTGGATAAAGAGAAACCCGTATATGTATATTGTCTGAGTGGGGGACGCAGTAATGCTGCGGCGGCCTGGATGAGGGATAACGGATTTAAGGAAGTGGTGGAAATGCAGGGAGGGATCAATGCCTGGAAAAAAGCAGGAAAGGCATTGGATGGTGTAAAAGCAGCACCCCAAATGACGGTTAATACTTTCTGGCAGGCAGTAAAAGCAGATAAGCTGGTATTGGTTGATGTAGGGGCCGAGTGGTGTCCTCCCTGCCGGAAAATGGAACCGGTACTGCAACAGTTTTTGCAGACCAATAAAACAGTACAACTGGTGAAAGTAGATGGTGGCCGGGACCAGGAGGTCATGAAAGCCATAGATGCCATCGCACCTCCTACTTTCATTTTCTATAAAAATGGAAAGGAAGTATGGCGCAAAACCGGTATCGTGGATATCAGTGAACTGAATAAACTGGCTGCGAGCCGCTAGCTTCCAGCTGTGAGCTGATAGCTTTTAACAGTTAACTACTACTAAAGGCTATCAGTTTTTTTAGGGCATCACTCCCCTCAACACTCCCTCCTGTATCTTTCTCCCTAAAAGGCTTCACCTGGCCATGAGCAATTATTTTTCCCGATTGCGTAAATAGATTTCCCTAATCGACATGCGTGTGTTCTACGCGCTTGCCAACTTTGCATCCGGATTTGCAATTCCGTGTAAAAAGACCGGGCATTACTATGCCCGGATAATACCGGTTGCAGACAAACATTACTCATCAGCCATCTCCTAAAAATATAAGGATGAAAGTTATTTCGCAAATTATACTCCTGCTCTTTCTCATTGCTGCAGGGGTACAGGCACAAAGTATTACGGGAACAATTAAAGGCACGATCACTACAAATGATGGCCAGCCTGCGGCTTATGTAAGTGTGCAGGTAAAAGGTAAAAACAGGGGTGTTGTTACGGACAACAAAGGAGAATTTATATTCCGCAAAATGCAACCCGGCCATTATAGTATACAGGTATCCCTGATCGGGTATGAATCCAATGAGCAGGAGGTAGTAGTGCAGGGCGGGCAAACGGCTACCGTTACCCTCCAGTTAAAGCTTTCTGATACACAGTTGAATGAAGTCACCGTAAAAGCTATTCAAAACAAGCTGGGTCGGAAAGAAAGTGACTACATTGCCCGTTTGCCTATCAAAAATATAGAGAACCCACAGGTGTATAATGTGGTGGGCAAAGAGTTGATGAAAGAGCAGGGGGTACTGAGTTTTGATGATGCGGTTAAAAATGCGCCGGGGGTTAACAGGCTGTGGTCTTCTACAGGCCGTCCGGAAGATGGGGCCGGTTATTTCTCTATGCGCGGTTTTGCCGTACAGCCTACTATGATCAATGGTATTGCCGGACTTACCAACGGCGGTATTGACCCGGCCAATATAGAGCGGATCGAAACCATCAAAGGGCCTTCCGGTACCCTGTTTGGCAGCAGCCTCGTGTCTTTTGGCGGGCTGATGAATATCGTGACCAAAAAACCATATGAAACCTTTGGTGGAGAAGTGGGATATACAGCGGGTGGTTTTGGACTGAGCCGCATTACAGCGGATGTGAATACACCGCTTACTACAGATAAATCGGTATTGCTGCGGATGAATGGGGCATATCATTACGAAAAGAGTTTCCAGGATGCAGGATTTAAAAAATCTGTTTTCCTGGCACCGAGCCTGTCTTATAAGGCGAATGACCGGCTCTCTTTCCTGGTAAACACCGAGTTTTACTCCGCAGAAAGTACTAACGCACTGATGGTTTTCCTCAATCGTGGCCGCCAGCTGATTGCCAGAACACCGGATGAACTGGGCATAGATTTTAAACGTTCTTTTACAGACAACAGTATCTCCTACAAAACACCTGTTGTGAATATATATGGTCAGATGAACTATAAATTATCTGATAAATGGACCTCTCAAACCAGCTTGTCCAGAAGTACCAGCAAAAGCAATGGGTATTATTCCTATGTAATGTTCCTGGATGGTGGTCCTGATGGAACTAAACCACCTGCCAATGATACGTTGATCAGCCGCTATGCTTATCATCAGAACTCTACTTCTTTGACTACAGATATACAGCAGAATTTTATTGGTGATTTTAAAATCGGCAAGATGCGTAACCGGCTGGTAGCTGGGTTAGATTTCCTCCGCATGGAAGTAGATAACGATTTCTCCCCCTACCTGCTTTTTGATTATGTAAATGTGGTCAATAAAAAGGATCCCCGTTACTCACAGCTGAACCGTCAGGCGGTAGATGCCAGGATAGCAGCAGCTACTTCCGGGTTTACAAAAAATACCAGTACCAGGAATACATACAGTGCCTATGTATCTGATGTACTGAACATTACGGATGCATTGATTGCTATGTTAAGCGTGCGGGTGGATTATTTTGATAATAAAGGTACGGTGGATCATACAGATGCCAGCCGCTCAGGTGATTTCAGCCAAACTACCGTATCTCCTAAATTTGGATTGGTATACCAGGTGGTGAAAAATAAGGTGAGCATATTCGCCAACTATATGAATGGTTTCCAGAATGTGCCTCCTGTAACACAGCCACTGGGTATCGACGGCAACTTCAAACCTCAGCAGGCTAACCAGTTCGAGGGTGGTATCAAGTTGGACGCACTGAACCATTTGCTCAACTTCACCGCCAGCTACTATAATATCCTGGTAGATAATATGACCCGTGGGGCCTCTATTGAAAAAGACGGGGTGACCTATAACTATACGATACAGGACGGCTCCCAGCGCAGTAAAGGAATAGAGCTGGACCT
The Chitinophaga sp. H8 DNA segment above includes these coding regions:
- a CDS encoding methyltransferase domain-containing protein, coding for MNADYWNTRYINGETGWDMGTVSPPLKAYIDQLENKALRILVPGGGNSYEAAYLWEQGFRHVTVLDIATVVVDQLRQRFAGTGIQLVAQDFFLHEAKYDLILEQTFFCALDPALRTQYVQHMYDLLDQGGHLAGVLFNREFAHSGPPFGGDMEAYRALFGPFFHFNTFAPCYNSHPARQGSEVFINFTRLNQHNHE
- a CDS encoding rhodanese-like domain-containing protein; its protein translation is MNKFLRPAVVVLALLFAWMSGQAQQTVDVAAFEEGMQQPGVQIFDVRTAGEFNTGHLHNALQADYTKKEEFNERVKYLDKEKPVYVYCLSGGRSNAAAAWMRDNGFKEVVEMQGGINAWKKAGKALDGVKAAPQMTVNTFWQAVKADKLVLVDVGAEWCPPCRKMEPVLQQFLQTNKTVQLVKVDGGRDQEVMKAIDAIAPPTFIFYKNGKEVWRKTGIVDISELNKLAASR
- a CDS encoding TonB-dependent receptor, coding for MKVISQIILLLFLIAAGVQAQSITGTIKGTITTNDGQPAAYVSVQVKGKNRGVVTDNKGEFIFRKMQPGHYSIQVSLIGYESNEQEVVVQGGQTATVTLQLKLSDTQLNEVTVKAIQNKLGRKESDYIARLPIKNIENPQVYNVVGKELMKEQGVLSFDDAVKNAPGVNRLWSSTGRPEDGAGYFSMRGFAVQPTMINGIAGLTNGGIDPANIERIETIKGPSGTLFGSSLVSFGGLMNIVTKKPYETFGGEVGYTAGGFGLSRITADVNTPLTTDKSVLLRMNGAYHYEKSFQDAGFKKSVFLAPSLSYKANDRLSFLVNTEFYSAESTNALMVFLNRGRQLIARTPDELGIDFKRSFTDNSISYKTPVVNIYGQMNYKLSDKWTSQTSLSRSTSKSNGYYSYVMFLDGGPDGTKPPANDTLISRYAYHQNSTSLTTDIQQNFIGDFKIGKMRNRLVAGLDFLRMEVDNDFSPYLLFDYVNVVNKKDPRYSQLNRQAVDARIAAATSGFTKNTSTRNTYSAYVSDVLNITDALIAMLSVRVDYFDNKGTVDHTDASRSGDFSQTTVSPKFGLVYQVVKNKVSIFANYMNGFQNVPPVTQPLGIDGNFKPQQANQFEGGIKLDALNHLLNFTASYYNILVDNMTRGASIEKDGVTYNYTIQDGSQRSKGIELDLAANPVQGLNIVAGYGYNDSKMEKADKNVDGRRPTSAGPEHLANLWISYTTSGGKLEGLGAGLGGNYASSNIITNDLNTGIFTLPAYTILNGTIFYNVKKYRLAVKVDNLTNKAYYGGWTTVERQMPRRVSASVAFKF